The Leptospira neocaledonica DNA window TGAGTTCGAAGATTGGTTCATTCACCAAGATTTGGAATTACAGGAAGATGTTTTCGCAATCGTAAGGGTATTAGAGAAAAAGGGCCCATCCTTGGGGAGGCCGTATGTGGATACTCTCAAAGGAAGCAAGATCCCGAATTTAAAAGAATTGAGAATCCAAAGTAAAGGAAGACCGATTCGGATCTTATTTGCATTTGATACTGAAAGAAAAGCGGTACTATTGACGGCAGGAAATAAACAAGGCGATAAACGGTTTTACGCTAAGTTGATTTTCCAAGCTGAAAGAATTTACGAAGATTATTTAGGAAATATCCAATGAGATCTAAAAGGCAATATTCTGATTTTTTTACCAATGCTCAGAAAACAATGAATTTGGCGAGTGTTCGAAAAGCGGAAAAAAAAGCAGAAAACATTCTCTTGAATCTGAAACTAGCCGATCTCCGGAAAAAGATCGGTTTAAAACAAGCGGAAGTTCCTGGATTCAGCCAAACAAGTATTTCCAGAATAGAAACAAGGGAAGATCTAAAATTATCCACTCTGATCGGTTATATAAATGCATTAGGTATGGATATAGAGATCCGGGCAATTTCCAAATCTGGAAAAAGAAAAAAGGAAAAAGACCGGAATATTCTAATCCTCAAATCATAAATCTCCGCCTACTTCCTCCAAGGATATTCCATCTGCAATGCTACAAAAGCCGCAGTGTTAGTTCCATATTTGGATTCAATTTCAGTCAGATTCCTATCATAAGCAGTCACTGCCGCCATTCCATTCAGATTTTCTAAAATAGAATCTAAATTAGCGGCTTCTGCTTCCTTCTTATCTACATATAATAATAAACCACTTTTGGTTCGGATTTGATTTTGGTTTGAAACGGAAAATACTTCCGACTTATAAGTTCTGGAAAAAGAATCCGCTTGAAGAGCCAAAACAACCTCGTCCGTTCCTGTAAAAACTCGAACACCTAAATTTTCATAATCCCAAAAGCCCAGATAGTTTCTGGCGGCAATATACATATCTTTTCCGCTCAGATAAAAATCGGAACTTTTATGACTAGGTTTCCAATCTTTGGCTCCTAAGCCGGCTGCAATATCTAACGCTTTTTCTTTTCCAGAAATTGCTTCTATTAGGGCTAAGGAAACCGGAATGGAAGCGGTGATTCCTGTCGTAGTAATGATCTTTCGATCTACAACGTACCTTCTATCCTTGATCCACGTGGTTCCAGGAAATTCTTTCTCTAAATTAGAAAAAGAAAACCAATGACCCGTTGCCTTATGATCTTTCAAAACTCCTGCATTGGCTAGTACCCAAACTCCGTCGCAAACTCCTATAATCGTGGAACCTTTTACAGATTGTTTTTGAACGAAAGAAAGAAGACTAGGATCATCAGAATAATGGACCGCTGGTACGATCACATAATCCGCTCCTTCCGGATATTCCGAATCGAAAAGATCAAAAGACTTCTCAGCTTCTATCTTTAATGCGGGAAACATTTGGACAGGACCGGTTTTCGGAAAAACTGCAATTACCTTTGCGATTTTAGCAGAGGTTAAAACTCCATAAGGGATCATAAAGTCTGTTAGCTCAGTCATTCTGTTTTCTCCGATCACAACAATAACCGGCTGTTTTCTGCCGAATCTGGACTGATAGATTGGAATTTTAGAATCGTCTTCTTGGATCTGTGTTTTCGAGGTTTCGGAAGATATTCCGTATTCCACAAATCCGAGTAAGAACAATAGAGCCAAACTTCCGGAGAAGAATTTCATAAAACGATTTGGTTGGAGGCTACGATGTTTCATACTTTCAGGATACGATCTTTTCCGAAAGTGGTCGTCCTTCCGTATCCGGAAGGACTAAAAAAAGAAAAATTCTGAAAAAATCTGGACATCTAATTCTGATAGGACTCTTTCATTTTATGGATACGTTTCTGGCATTTGGAGCAGGACTTTCATTCTTATTGGCCATTTCAGAATTTATTCGAAAGGCTAAGGACGGGAAAATCCAAAGCAGAGATCTCGGATCCAAAACCGAACCCACTTTTAACCAACCCATCGGATTCTTCTTCTTATCTCTTTCTATAGTCCAATTCCATTTATACCTGGAATTATCCAATCAGCTAAAGGAATATCTTTGGTTTGCGGAGATCCATATCCCTTTCCTATTTTTTACAGGGCCTTTGGCCTATTTCTATTTTATAAGATTAGGGGGGCTTACTGCAAAAGCGCTTAATCTGCTGCATTTTTTCCCCGGCTTTGTTTCGTTTCTTTTCCTCTTACCATTCCTTCTATCCGATCCGAATTCCAAAATAGAATACATAAGCGTATTTCCTCCCAGAAATATTTATTTCCAATTTCTGTTTGGCGTCTTGGTTTTAGGGACCATTTCCAATTTAGTGTATCCTCTTCTATTGATCGGAAAGATCCGAAAATGGAAAACCTTTGTCCAAAAAGAAGAAGGTAGGGCTTTCTCTCCATTTCTTGCACTCTTCTATACAAGTATATTTGTGATCTTTTTATTCGTGATCGCTCAGATCTTCTTTATGCCTTTATTCATTGTTGCGGCCTCTGCTTTGACATTGATTATATGTTTTGTTTTCTTAAGTAATTCGGTCTCTCCCGATCTGATCGTTTCTTTCGAAAAGGCGGCAAAGGAAGCCGGATACAACGAAACCAGGCTTCAAGGTTTGGATGTGGATGCAGTCATTCAAAAGATGGAAGAATTGATGCGCGACAGAAAACTTTATCTGGACGAAGAGCTTACACTTCCTATTCTTTCGGATGAATTAAAGATTAAAACTCACCAATTGTCAGAGATATTGAATGATAAGATGAGAATCGGCTTTAGAGAATATATTGCAGGATTTCGCTTGGAGGAGGCCTCTAAGATATTAAGAGAAGAGACCCAAAGATCGATACTTTCCATAATATACGCGGCAGGATTCAAATCCAAATCCGCGTTTCATAAATTATTCCAGGAGAAATACGGATGTTCTCCCGGTGAATATCGTTCTTCTTTTTCTAAAAAACCTTAAACCAAGTCTTACCATTCTCCGGTATTCGTCATACTTTTCCAAGGTTCGGAGATCTCTAAGGCCTTTCCTCTTTGTAATAATTCAATAGAGATCAGATCTGGAGATCTGATGAAAGCCATTCTACCATCTCTAGGCGGGCGATTGATAGTCACTCCTTTTGCTTGAAGATTCGCACAGGTTTCATAAATATTATCTACTTCAAACGCAAGATGACCGAAATTCCTACCGCTTGTATAAGCAGAATCTTGATCCCAATTGTAAGTTAGTTCTATTTCTGGAGAATTTTCATCTAACTCTGATAAGAATACAAGAGTGTATCTGCCTTCAGGATGATCATGTCTTCTTGTTTCTTTTAATCCTAGCTTATTGCAGAAAAAATCCAATGCTAGATCCAGATCTTTTACTCGGATCATAGCGTGTAAATATTTCATTTTATAGTCCCTTGGAGTTATCTTCTCTGAAAAAGAAGATATGTTCCTTCTTTTATGTGAGGTAATCTGCGGATTTTCCTTATGACAAGCTCAAAGCAAGGGTGAAAAATTGAACAATTTAGAAAAATCCGTCATATTGGATTTTTCCGATTTACCCCCAAAAACACCAATTTTACCCCTATTTTTGCCCACCCAGAGGGCAAAATGCTTAACATGTGTGCTCAAAAAATAAGCATTTTTCGAATTTCTAATAAAGAATCGGCTTGAAAAAAATACCTTTCAGGTCGATACTTGTACTATATTCGAGCAGCGGTATGAGAAATCATCCGATTCCGCTTCTTTTTTATTCAATGTGAATGGATAGAAGCTAGTTGAAATAAGGTGCTTAGAAAATTAGACAATTCTAATAAACGTAAATGTGATAAATGGTTCTTCGAGTTCGTTTAACAAAAATTTTTAATTTTTTCTTTGTTTAAAATTTTTTTTGTTCCATTCGCATATGCAGATAGGTCATATGGATATAAAGCGAAAACAAGAACAGAAAATATAAAAATAAATTTTGAGGTTTCAATTTTATGAAAATCAACAAACTCACTTCTCTTCTTTTGGTAGTAGGCTTCTTAGCAGGATCTTCTCTTTTCGCAGTTTCTCAAGATACTGAAGATCGTCTTTTAGAGCAAGCTTTGGTATCCGCTGCGGTTACTAAAGAGCAAAAAGTTGCAGTTGCTACTTACTTGAAAGCACTCGCTCAACAAAAAACTGAGAGAGCAGAAGAGTTAAGAGCATTGGCTAAACGTTCTACTGGAGGAAAATTCCTCGCTAGCAACGCTCAGTCTGAAAAATTCTTGAAACAAGCAAAAGCTCTTGAAGCAGAAGCTGCAAAAACTCAAGAATTTCTAAACAATCTTTAATTAGTAGTCACAAATCCTAAAAATCCATCGACTGCAAGGCGCCGTAAGGCGCCTTTTTTTATTTAGAAGCTTTCTTCTCTTTAGGAAAACAACTCATGCTAAATCCTTCGATCATATAACAAATCGCATCTTTAGTCTCGCATCGTAAGGCGTCGTTGTAAGTTGTGCTTTGAATCTCTAAGTCCATACGTTCACAAACCATTTTTTCTTTGGTAGAGGTTTGGGTGCTTGTGTCTTGGCCGAGTAAGCCCAGAGTAAATAGGAAACAAGTTATGAATAATAGCGATTTTTTCATTATACTCTCCGGAGAATTCTCTGATTTTATGACCCTTTCAGGTTTCCTTCGGACAGTCAATCGATTTGGGAATAGCCAAAGTCGCGAAAAAGGATTGTGAGACAGTTTATAACTTCTAATTTGCCCTGATGAGTTTTTTGGGCGGAAAGTCTTATTCTAAATGGGCAAAACTAATATTTTGTCTTTTGTTCCTTCTTCCTCTCTTATATCCGTTTTTATTAAAGCCGGGCGAACAGTTATACTCTGATCATCTGGGCAAATTTATATTAGGAGAATCTGTAAGAAGAAACGGATTTCTTTCGGGCGATTTGATGCTTCCATCTAGAAGTTTGGACCAGGAAGGAAATTATTGTCCCACCGAATGTATTCGTATCGGCGAAGAGTTGATCAGTCCATTTCCAGTTGCATTAGGTTATGTATATGCGCTATTTCTTCCTTGGAGCGGGATTGTCGGCGTATATGTTGCGACATCGATTTTAATACTTCTTTCTTTTCTATTTCTGTCACTTTTATGGGACTGGGATCCGATCTATTTGGGAGTTTTAGTCTTAACTTCTCCATTTTTGATCAATGGTTATTTTTTTCCGGACGTTGGGATCGCTTCGTTTTTATTTTTAGCGGGAAGTTTTCTATTTTTAAGATCTGATCCTTCTTCTTCCTGGTTGCGGTTTATAAGTTCAGGTTTTATCTGCGCTTCTTCTGCTTGGTTTAGGATTGAAAGTATTGTATTTCCGTTATCCTTTATTTTTTTCTTAAACATATATAAGTTTTCTAATGTAGAAGAAAGAAGGAAAAGTTTCGGTTATTCAATAGGTTTCTTATTAGGGATAGGGCTTTTACTCTGGATTCAATATATTCTATACGGACATCCTTTGGGTCCAAGGTTTTCCTTTAATCAGCCTACAATGTTCTTATATCCTTGGAAAAAATGGGAAATTTATATGGGGTTATTGATCGCAAATCCTAATCGGATCGGATTTTTCGGTTATACTCCCGGCTTCTTGATTGTTCTGTTCTTCTTCGTATATTATATTTTCTTTAAGAAAAATCCATTTAAAAGGGATTCTACATTGGAGATCTCTAATAGAGATCTGTTTGTCATTTCTGGTATTGCTGCATTTATAGCCTTAGTAATATCTGCACCAAATGACGGGATCATAGATTTCGGTTCTAGGTATCTGCATTTGAGTTTGCCTGCTTTTGCAGGAATGTTTTTGATCTTAATCGAAAGTGTTGGTGAAAAGTTTCGTAAGATATCAAAAATCATATTATTTACGATCCTCTTTTATTCAGTATATATCAGTTTTTCTTATACCCAGATCTTAGCAAAATATGGAAGAAAGACCACTAAACTGAATGCGATCTATTTGGAACAAAAACCCGATTTAGTCGTGGTCCAGATCAGGACTTACTCTCAGATTTTAGGTAAATATTTCTTCCAAACACCTTCCGTTTGGCTGATGAGAGAAGGTAATATCAAAAAATTCTTCTCCAAAAATGCACCTGGGCAATTCCGAAAGATTTTATTCGTTCAAACGAAAGCTTCTATCATAGAAAGTTTAAATGATTCAGATCCTTTTTTGAAAAATAAATATTATCAGAGTATCACCCAAACCTTAGGTCCCGATTTCAAAAAAGTTTGGTCGGAAAATAAAGAAGATGTTCTGATTTTTTCTATGGAAAGAGAGAAATAGAATGTAACTTAACCAAGGGCGCTGAGGACTTTTCGCACAGAATACTCGGAGCTCTGCACAGGATGTGCAGGCAACCGAGTGTAGCTTTGTTCCAATCTTACTCGTTCAAAAAGTAGAAGAAAAAGAATCCTGCTGCTTGTGCTCTTGGAATTCCAACTGCACTCCCGATCAAGGAACCATTTTTTCGCACGTCGCCATTGCTATCA harbors:
- a CDS encoding type II toxin-antitoxin system RelE/ParE family toxin produces the protein MWKIIQSPEFEDWFIHQDLELQEDVFAIVRVLEKKGPSLGRPYVDTLKGSKIPNLKELRIQSKGRPIRILFAFDTERKAVLLTAGNKQGDKRFYAKLIFQAERIYEDYLGNIQ
- a CDS encoding helix-turn-helix domain-containing protein, whose product is MRSKRQYSDFFTNAQKTMNLASVRKAEKKAENILLNLKLADLRKKIGLKQAEVPGFSQTSISRIETREDLKLSTLIGYINALGMDIEIRAISKSGKRKKEKDRNILILKS
- a CDS encoding DJ-1/PfpI family protein, yielding MKHRSLQPNRFMKFFSGSLALLFLLGFVEYGISSETSKTQIQEDDSKIPIYQSRFGRKQPVIVVIGENRMTELTDFMIPYGVLTSAKIAKVIAVFPKTGPVQMFPALKIEAEKSFDLFDSEYPEGADYVIVPAVHYSDDPSLLSFVQKQSVKGSTIIGVCDGVWVLANAGVLKDHKATGHWFSFSNLEKEFPGTTWIKDRRYVVDRKIITTTGITASIPVSLALIEAISGKEKALDIAAGLGAKDWKPSHKSSDFYLSGKDMYIAARNYLGFWDYENLGVRVFTGTDEVVLALQADSFSRTYKSEVFSVSNQNQIRTKSGLLLYVDKKEAEAANLDSILENLNGMAAVTAYDRNLTEIESKYGTNTAAFVALQMEYPWRK
- a CDS encoding AraC family transcriptional regulator, with the translated sequence MDTFLAFGAGLSFLLAISEFIRKAKDGKIQSRDLGSKTEPTFNQPIGFFFLSLSIVQFHLYLELSNQLKEYLWFAEIHIPFLFFTGPLAYFYFIRLGGLTAKALNLLHFFPGFVSFLFLLPFLLSDPNSKIEYISVFPPRNIYFQFLFGVLVLGTISNLVYPLLLIGKIRKWKTFVQKEEGRAFSPFLALFYTSIFVIFLFVIAQIFFMPLFIVAASALTLIICFVFLSNSVSPDLIVSFEKAAKEAGYNETRLQGLDVDAVIQKMEELMRDRKLYLDEELTLPILSDELKIKTHQLSEILNDKMRIGFREYIAGFRLEEASKILREETQRSILSIIYAAGFKSKSAFHKLFQEKYGCSPGEYRSSFSKKP
- a CDS encoding VOC family protein, with amino-acid sequence MKYLHAMIRVKDLDLALDFFCNKLGLKETRRHDHPEGRYTLVFLSELDENSPEIELTYNWDQDSAYTSGRNFGHLAFEVDNIYETCANLQAKGVTINRPPRDGRMAFIRSPDLISIELLQRGKALEISEPWKSMTNTGEW
- a CDS encoding LIC10421/LIC12816 family protein, encoding MKINKLTSLLLVVGFLAGSSLFAVSQDTEDRLLEQALVSAAVTKEQKVAVATYLKALAQQKTERAEELRALAKRSTGGKFLASNAQSEKFLKQAKALEAEAAKTQEFLNNL
- a CDS encoding LA_3751/LA_3752 family putative glycosyltransferase gives rise to the protein MSFLGGKSYSKWAKLIFCLLFLLPLLYPFLLKPGEQLYSDHLGKFILGESVRRNGFLSGDLMLPSRSLDQEGNYCPTECIRIGEELISPFPVALGYVYALFLPWSGIVGVYVATSILILLSFLFLSLLWDWDPIYLGVLVLTSPFLINGYFFPDVGIASFLFLAGSFLFLRSDPSSSWLRFISSGFICASSAWFRIESIVFPLSFIFFLNIYKFSNVEERRKSFGYSIGFLLGIGLLLWIQYILYGHPLGPRFSFNQPTMFLYPWKKWEIYMGLLIANPNRIGFFGYTPGFLIVLFFFVYYIFFKKNPFKRDSTLEISNRDLFVISGIAAFIALVISAPNDGIIDFGSRYLHLSLPAFAGMFLILIESVGEKFRKISKIILFTILFYSVYISFSYTQILAKYGRKTTKLNAIYLEQKPDLVVVQIRTYSQILGKYFFQTPSVWLMREGNIKKFFSKNAPGQFRKILFVQTKASIIESLNDSDPFLKNKYYQSITQTLGPDFKKVWSENKEDVLIFSMEREK